One genomic window of Roseateles sp. DAIF2 includes the following:
- the ureA gene encoding urease subunit gamma, whose protein sequence is MELTPREKDKLLIFTAALLAERRKARGLKLNYPEAVALISAAIMEGARDGKSVAALMSEGKTVLSRADVMDGIAEMIPEIQIEATFPDGTKLVTVHQPIA, encoded by the coding sequence ATGGAACTCACGCCCCGAGAGAAGGACAAGCTGCTGATCTTCACCGCCGCCCTGTTGGCGGAGCGCCGCAAGGCCCGCGGCCTGAAGCTGAACTACCCGGAGGCGGTGGCCCTGATCAGCGCCGCGATCATGGAAGGCGCGCGCGACGGCAAGAGCGTCGCCGCGCTGATGAGCGAGGGCAAGACCGTGCTGAGCCGGGCCGACGTGATGGATGGCATCGCCGAGATGATTCCCGAGATCCAGATCGAGGCCACCTTCCCGGATGGCACCAAGCTGGTGACCGTGCACCAACCGATCGCATAA
- the ureE gene encoding urease accessory protein UreE yields MLTVNKLLPQGRGLAPVLLERAAQLELDWDVRQKSRFDATDDQGRQLGVFLPRGTVVRGGDVLVAEDGSLLRVVAAPQPVLEVRACAEHGSPFDLLRAAYHLGNRHVQLELKPDHLKLEPDHVLAEMLRQMHLIVTEAVAAFEPEAGAYAAEGQAHTHQHHGHAHDHQPPAPARGKPIGIAVAAAAATPHVHGPGCKH; encoded by the coding sequence ATGCTGACCGTCAACAAACTGCTTCCCCAGGGCCGCGGCCTGGCCCCCGTGCTGCTCGAGCGCGCCGCGCAACTCGAGCTGGACTGGGATGTGCGCCAGAAGAGCCGCTTCGATGCCACCGACGACCAGGGTCGCCAGCTGGGCGTGTTCCTGCCGCGTGGCACCGTGGTGCGCGGCGGCGATGTGCTGGTGGCCGAGGATGGCTCGCTGCTGCGCGTCGTCGCCGCGCCGCAGCCGGTGCTGGAGGTGCGGGCCTGCGCCGAGCATGGCAGCCCCTTCGATCTGCTGCGCGCCGCCTATCACCTGGGCAACCGCCATGTGCAGCTGGAGCTCAAACCCGATCATCTGAAGCTGGAACCCGACCATGTGCTGGCCGAGATGCTGCGTCAGATGCACCTGATCGTCACCGAGGCCGTGGCCGCCTTCGAGCCCGAGGCCGGCGCCTATGCGGCCGAGGGCCAGGCGCATACGCACCAGCACCATGGGCACGCGCACGATCACCAGCCGCCCGCGCCGGCACGCGGCAAGCCGATCGGCATCGCGGTGGCCGCTGCCGCCGCTACGCCGCATGTGCACGGCCCCGGCTGCAAGCACTGA
- a CDS encoding SRPBCC family protein, protein MASLYDEILIEVPADMAWSALRDLGALHTRLAVGFVTDCRLEADGAARQVTFANGMQAREQIIAVDEARRRIVWSAAGGRLTHHNASAQVLEDDDAATPGRRCHLVWIADLLPHEMAPPIAAMLRQGLLAMKRTLEAA, encoded by the coding sequence ATGGCATCGCTGTACGACGAGATCCTGATCGAGGTGCCGGCCGACATGGCCTGGTCGGCCTTGCGCGACCTGGGCGCGCTGCACACGCGGCTGGCCGTGGGCTTTGTCACCGACTGCCGGCTGGAGGCCGATGGCGCCGCGCGCCAGGTGACGTTTGCGAACGGCATGCAGGCGCGCGAGCAGATCATCGCGGTGGACGAGGCCAGGCGGCGCATCGTCTGGTCGGCCGCTGGCGGCCGACTGACGCATCACAACGCCAGCGCCCAGGTGCTGGAGGATGATGATGCGGCGACGCCGGGGCGGCGCTGCCACCTGGTCTGGATCGCCGATCTGCTGCCGCACGAGATGGCGCCGCCGATCGCGGCGATGCTGCGTCAGGGGCTGCTGGCGATGAAGCGCACCCTTGAGGCTGCCTAG
- a CDS encoding response regulator: protein MSEDDKDLLPNPPVASHAERVLIVDDVPDNLALLHDALDEAGYTVLVAFDGAAALESAAQLPPDVVVLDALMPGLDGFEVARRLKADPRTAAAPIIFMTGLSDTEHVEAAFAAGGVDYVTKPIRPREVLARIAAHLRSARAQRQARNALDAFGHASLTVHELDGRCVWQTALARQLMAEYFSGGHFERGRLPPEVLVWLHREVLRRRAGAEPAKLTVLPQATAAAGAALLSTRGAKRLSFTLHAVDPDALGEGQWLIVMREADDAALLDGLVHGFKLTAREAEVLYWVVKGKTNADIGDILGSSPRTVQKHLEHVFEKLGVETRTAAAALAMSRVRGLEAGR, encoded by the coding sequence GTGAGCGAAGACGACAAAGACCTGCTGCCGAATCCCCCCGTCGCCTCGCATGCCGAGCGCGTGCTGATCGTCGACGATGTGCCGGACAACCTGGCCCTGCTGCACGACGCGCTGGACGAGGCCGGCTACACGGTGCTGGTCGCCTTCGACGGCGCGGCCGCGCTGGAGAGCGCCGCGCAGCTGCCGCCCGATGTGGTGGTGCTGGACGCGCTGATGCCGGGCCTGGACGGCTTCGAGGTGGCGCGCCGGCTGAAGGCCGACCCGCGCACCGCGGCCGCGCCGATCATCTTTATGACCGGGCTGTCGGACACCGAGCATGTCGAGGCCGCGTTCGCGGCCGGCGGCGTCGACTATGTGACCAAGCCGATCCGTCCGCGCGAGGTGCTGGCGCGCATCGCCGCCCATCTGCGCAGCGCGCGCGCGCAGCGCCAGGCCCGCAATGCGCTGGACGCCTTTGGCCATGCCAGCCTGACGGTGCATGAGCTGGACGGCCGCTGCGTCTGGCAGACCGCGCTGGCGCGCCAGCTGATGGCCGAGTACTTCAGCGGCGGGCATTTCGAGCGCGGCCGGCTGCCGCCCGAGGTGCTGGTCTGGCTGCATCGCGAGGTGCTGCGCCGCCGCGCCGGCGCCGAGCCGGCCAAGCTGACCGTGCTGCCGCAGGCGACCGCGGCCGCCGGCGCGGCGCTCCTCAGCACGCGCGGCGCCAAGCGGCTGAGCTTTACCCTGCACGCGGTCGACCCCGACGCGCTGGGCGAGGGCCAATGGCTGATCGTGATGCGCGAGGCCGACGATGCCGCGCTGCTGGACGGTCTGGTGCATGGCTTCAAGCTGACCGCGCGCGAGGCCGAGGTGCTGTATTGGGTGGTCAAGGGCAAGACCAATGCCGACATCGGCGACATCCTCGGCTCCAGCCCGCGCACGGTGCAGAAGCATCTGGAGCATGTGTTCGAGAAGCTGGGCGTCGAGACCCGCACCGCAGCGGCGGCGCTGGCGATGAGCCGGGTGCGGGGGCTGGAGGCGGGGCGTTAG
- a CDS encoding urease subunit beta codes for MIPGELLIDDESAVHELNPGRRTLSLVVENAGDRPIQVGSHYHFAETNGALRFDRSAARGMRLNIASGTAVRFEPGQQRTVELVDYAGDRQVWGFRGLVQGSL; via the coding sequence ATGATCCCCGGTGAATTACTGATCGACGATGAGTCGGCCGTCCATGAACTCAATCCGGGCCGGCGCACCTTGAGCCTGGTGGTCGAGAACGCCGGTGACCGGCCGATCCAGGTCGGCTCGCATTACCACTTCGCCGAGACCAACGGCGCGCTGCGCTTCGACCGCAGCGCGGCGCGCGGCATGCGGCTGAACATCGCCTCCGGCACCGCGGTGCGCTTCGAGCCGGGCCAGCAGCGCACGGTGGAGCTGGTGGACTATGCCGGCGACCGGCAGGTCTGGGGCTTTCGCGGCCTCGTTCAAGGAAGCTTGTAA
- a CDS encoding HupE/UreJ family protein, with the protein MMKRISQVLTLLTLGCLSGLAFAHVGPDGAAHHGFTEGFSHPFTGLDHLAAMLAVGIWSAGSARRQWLAPAVFVIMLLAAALLAQGGLVFPAVEPMIAASLVAAGLLLLLTPLQQLPPAVGALLMGGFALFHGAAHGQELAGAGALIGMGLATALLHGLGIALGHALRRWSIWLPRAAGAGVALMGIGLLA; encoded by the coding sequence ATGATGAAGAGAATCTCGCAAGTCCTGACCCTCTTGACGCTGGGCTGCCTCAGCGGCCTGGCCTTCGCCCATGTGGGCCCGGACGGTGCAGCCCACCATGGCTTCACCGAAGGTTTCAGCCACCCCTTCACCGGCCTGGACCATCTGGCCGCGATGCTGGCGGTGGGCATCTGGAGCGCCGGCTCGGCGCGCCGCCAATGGCTGGCGCCGGCGGTCTTCGTGATCATGCTGCTGGCCGCTGCGCTGCTGGCCCAGGGCGGCCTGGTATTCCCGGCGGTGGAGCCGATGATCGCGGCCTCGCTGGTGGCGGCCGGCCTGCTGCTGCTGCTGACGCCGCTGCAACAACTGCCGCCGGCCGTCGGCGCGCTGCTGATGGGCGGCTTCGCGCTGTTCCACGGCGCGGCCCATGGCCAGGAGCTGGCCGGCGCCGGCGCCCTGATCGGCATGGGGCTGGCCACGGCCCTGCTGCACGGCCTGGGCATCGCGCTGGGCCATGCGCTGCGCCGCTGGTCGATCTGGCTGCCGCGCGCCGCCGGCGCGGGCGTTGCCTTGATGGGCATAGGGCTGCTCGCATGA
- a CDS encoding urease accessory protein UreF: MPRVRPAPTPIGASAWLQLMQLASPALPVGGFSYSEGLEAAVEAGRVSNEVEARDWLLDQLHLALGRADLPACAGAMRAWLRQDLTRIAALNDWVLQTRETAELRLQSEQIGRSLLEWLRNRGHNTPADALQALAALKPAPSWPVTFGLAAALTGAPPREAMLAHAFGWAENMVAAAIKAVPLGQSAGQRMLEALSEAIPAVVDAALALPDSRRQAFTPGLAILSSQHEAQYSRLFRS; encoded by the coding sequence ATGCCACGCGTCCGCCCGGCGCCCACTCCGATCGGCGCGAGCGCCTGGCTGCAGCTGATGCAGCTGGCCTCGCCGGCGCTGCCGGTGGGCGGCTTCAGCTATTCCGAGGGGCTGGAGGCCGCGGTCGAAGCCGGCCGGGTGAGCAACGAGGTCGAGGCCCGGGACTGGCTGCTGGACCAGTTGCATCTAGCCCTGGGCCGCGCGGACCTGCCGGCCTGCGCCGGCGCGATGCGTGCCTGGCTGCGACAAGACCTGACCCGCATCGCGGCGCTGAACGACTGGGTGCTGCAGACCCGCGAGACCGCCGAGCTGCGCCTGCAGAGCGAGCAGATAGGCCGCTCGCTGCTGGAATGGCTGCGCAACCGTGGCCACAACACGCCGGCCGACGCGCTGCAGGCCCTGGCCGCGCTGAAGCCGGCGCCGAGCTGGCCGGTCACCTTCGGGCTGGCCGCGGCGCTGACGGGCGCGCCGCCGCGCGAGGCGATGCTGGCCCATGCCTTCGGCTGGGCCGAGAACATGGTGGCCGCCGCGATCAAGGCCGTGCCGCTGGGCCAGAGCGCCGGCCAGCGCATGCTGGAAGCCCTGAGCGAGGCGATTCCCGCGGTCGTCGATGCGGCGCTGGCCCTGCCGGACAGCCGGCGCCAGGCCTTCACGCCGGGGCTGGCCATCCTGTCGTCACAGCATGAGGCGCAGTATTCGCGCCTGTTCAGATCCTAG
- the argJ gene encoding bifunctional glutamate N-acetyltransferase/amino-acid acetyltransferase ArgJ, with product MPVNLSAPDPASLHPVPGLRLGVTMAGVRKADRRDLTVVVLDEGSSVAGVFTKNRFCAAPVQICREHLDGGRPIRAILVNTGNANAGTGEDGLARARQSCVALGQELGVAPEQILPFSTGVIMETLPVDRIIAGLPKALAALKADNWAEAAAGIMTTDTLPKAASRQVQIGGQTVTVTGISKGAGMIRPNMATMLGYVATDANIAPELLQTLVTEAADASFNRITIDGDTSTNDSFVLIATHKAAHARIDSLSSAEGQILREAVIAVSQQLAQAIVRDGEGATKFITVKIEGGRDAAECQLAAYAIAHSPLVKTAFFASDPNLGRILAAVGYAGIADLDQTLIEMHLDDVHVVTQGGRHPAYREEDGQRVMKQSEITVRVHLHRGPAEATVWTCDLSHDYVSINADYRS from the coding sequence ATGCCCGTCAATCTGAGCGCCCCCGACCCTGCGTCCCTCCACCCCGTACCCGGTCTGCGGCTGGGGGTCACGATGGCGGGGGTGCGCAAGGCCGATCGGCGCGATCTGACGGTGGTGGTGCTGGACGAGGGCAGCTCGGTGGCCGGCGTGTTCACGAAGAACCGCTTCTGCGCCGCACCGGTGCAGATCTGCCGCGAGCATCTGGATGGCGGCCGGCCCATCCGCGCGATCCTGGTCAACACCGGCAATGCCAATGCCGGCACCGGCGAGGACGGCCTGGCGCGGGCGCGTCAGAGCTGCGTGGCGCTGGGCCAGGAGCTGGGCGTCGCGCCGGAGCAGATCCTGCCGTTCTCGACCGGCGTGATCATGGAGACCCTGCCGGTGGACCGCATCATCGCCGGCCTGCCGAAGGCGCTGGCGGCGCTGAAGGCCGACAACTGGGCCGAAGCCGCAGCCGGCATCATGACCACCGACACCCTGCCCAAGGCGGCTTCGCGCCAGGTGCAGATCGGCGGCCAGACGGTCACCGTGACCGGCATCTCCAAGGGCGCCGGCATGATCCGCCCGAACATGGCGACGATGCTGGGCTATGTGGCGACCGACGCCAACATCGCGCCCGAGCTGCTGCAGACCCTGGTGACCGAGGCGGCCGACGCCAGCTTCAACCGCATCACGATCGACGGCGACACCTCGACCAACGACTCCTTCGTGCTGATCGCGACCCACAAGGCCGCCCATGCGCGCATCGACTCGCTGTCCAGCGCCGAGGGGCAGATCTTGCGCGAGGCGGTGATCGCGGTGTCGCAGCAACTGGCCCAGGCCATCGTGCGCGACGGCGAGGGCGCCACCAAGTTCATCACGGTGAAGATCGAGGGCGGCCGCGACGCCGCCGAATGCCAGCTGGCCGCCTATGCGATCGCGCATTCGCCGCTGGTCAAGACCGCCTTCTTCGCCAGCGACCCGAACCTGGGTCGCATCCTGGCCGCGGTCGGCTATGCCGGCATCGCGGACCTGGACCAGACCCTGATCGAGATGCACCTGGACGATGTGCATGTGGTCACCCAGGGGGGTCGCCACCCGGCCTACCGCGAGGAGGACGGCCAGCGCGTGATGAAGCAAAGCGAGATCACCGTGCGCGTGCATCTGCACCGCGGCCCGGCCGAGGCCACGGTCTGGACCTGCGACCTGAGCCACGACTACGTCAGCATCAACGCCGACTACCGCAGCTGA
- a CDS encoding ATP-binding protein, with amino-acid sequence MPSQPASVQSAAEPVQRVIKIRRDYNAWVASETLEDYALRFTPHAFRRWSGARVANTAFGAASFLVLEAVGATLLVEYGFANAFWAILATGLIILLAGWPISVYAARHGVDMDLLTRGAGFGYIGSTLTSLIYASFTFIFFALEAAIMAYALELAFDIPPAWGYLICALVVLPLVTHGVTAIARLQVWTQPLWLALLILPYLYVFGRYPELTTQIQGYAGAHGNGGQFSLPLFGAAMTVGIALITQMGEQADYLRFMPTPDPRRRWRWWAAVFVGGPGWVIVGVLKMLGGALLAYLALKLMVPAERAVDPNQMYLVAYDTVFSRPGWAVAATALLVIVSQLKINVTNAYAGSLAWSNFFARLTHSHPGRVVWVVFNTLIALLLMEMELFQALDRVLGLYANIAIAWIMTVVADLVINKPLGLSPPGIEFKRAHLYDINPVGVGAMAAASGLSIAAHLGLFGPLAQAFSALIALVTALLVSPLIAWLTRGRYYIARRSPQLGLQRLRCVVCEREYESEDMAHCPAYRGAICSLCCSLDARCEDLCKPEARLAVQARGLLQALLPRRLWPLLDSGLIQYLGLMALVLPVLLLLFGLLYQHELGRLGADAAGLAPHLKASYAKALVALLLLSGVIGWWLVLTHKSRQVAQEESRRQSEALHAEIESHRRTDARLQQAKVQAEAANEAKTRYITSISHELRTPLNAILGYAQILDEDERMPAHRRQAVTVIRRGGEHLLSLIEGSLDLARIEAGRFKLEPAPWAFGEAVEDLVRLLSLQARAKSLEFVYQAPAGLPDWVRADGKRVQQILINILGNAIKFTAEGSVSLRLSHAGEMARFEIADTGPGMTAAELARVFEPFERGDAVAGGGTGLGLTIAKMLTELMGGELKAHSVPGQGSRFSLKLFLPRLAGGALAQQRRRAARIGFEGPARRLMVVDNEEADRQLLVSMLEPLGFELRLADSGAEALALLRDWPAEALLLDLAMPGLDGWQTLAAIRAQGLSGAPAAIVSANAFDRGLENGLGIRPEDFILKPVRVDELLDWLGRHLGLQWRLREPAPPSPAAAGGALPSRASLLCVQALLRQGHVQGAREQLERMASEEPQGAGLILELRELAREFQLQAMSRLVARALQSESSGDPT; translated from the coding sequence ATGCCGTCGCAGCCTGCATCCGTCCAGAGTGCCGCCGAACCCGTCCAGCGCGTCATCAAGATCCGCCGGGACTACAACGCCTGGGTGGCCAGCGAGACGCTGGAGGACTATGCGCTGCGCTTCACACCGCATGCCTTTCGGCGCTGGTCCGGCGCGCGGGTGGCGAACACGGCCTTCGGTGCGGCCTCCTTCCTGGTGCTGGAGGCGGTGGGGGCGACCCTGCTGGTGGAGTACGGCTTCGCCAACGCCTTCTGGGCCATCCTGGCCACCGGGCTGATCATCCTGCTGGCCGGCTGGCCGATCAGCGTCTATGCGGCGCGCCATGGCGTGGACATGGACCTGCTGACTCGCGGCGCCGGCTTCGGCTATATCGGCTCCACCCTGACCAGCCTGATCTACGCCAGCTTCACCTTCATCTTCTTCGCGCTGGAGGCTGCCATCATGGCCTATGCGCTGGAGCTGGCCTTCGACATCCCGCCCGCCTGGGGTTACCTGATCTGCGCGCTGGTGGTGCTGCCGCTGGTGACCCATGGCGTGACCGCGATCGCGCGGCTGCAGGTCTGGACCCAGCCGCTCTGGCTGGCGCTCTTGATCCTGCCGTATCTCTATGTCTTTGGCCGCTACCCGGAGCTGACGACGCAGATCCAGGGCTATGCCGGCGCACATGGCAATGGCGGGCAGTTCAGCCTGCCGCTGTTCGGCGCCGCCATGACGGTGGGCATCGCGCTGATCACGCAGATGGGCGAGCAGGCCGACTACCTGCGCTTCATGCCGACGCCGGACCCGAGGCGACGCTGGCGCTGGTGGGCCGCGGTGTTCGTCGGCGGGCCGGGCTGGGTGATCGTCGGCGTGCTGAAGATGCTGGGCGGGGCGCTGCTGGCCTATCTGGCGCTCAAACTGATGGTGCCCGCCGAGCGCGCGGTGGACCCGAACCAGATGTACCTGGTCGCCTACGACACGGTGTTCAGCCGCCCCGGCTGGGCGGTGGCGGCCACCGCGCTCTTGGTGATCGTCTCGCAGCTGAAGATCAATGTCACCAACGCCTATGCCGGTTCGCTGGCCTGGAGCAATTTCTTCGCGCGCCTGACCCACAGCCATCCGGGCCGCGTGGTCTGGGTGGTGTTCAACACCCTGATCGCGCTGCTCTTGATGGAGATGGAGCTGTTCCAGGCGCTGGATCGGGTGCTGGGCCTCTACGCCAATATCGCGATCGCCTGGATCATGACGGTGGTCGCGGACCTGGTGATCAACAAGCCGCTGGGCCTGTCGCCGCCGGGCATCGAGTTCAAGCGCGCGCATCTCTACGACATCAACCCGGTCGGCGTCGGCGCGATGGCCGCGGCCTCGGGGCTGTCGATCGCGGCGCACCTGGGCCTGTTTGGGCCGCTGGCCCAGGCCTTCTCGGCGCTGATCGCGCTGGTGACGGCGCTGCTGGTGTCGCCGCTGATCGCCTGGCTGACCAGGGGCCGTTATTACATCGCGCGCCGCAGCCCGCAGCTTGGCCTGCAACGCCTGCGCTGCGTGGTCTGCGAGCGCGAATACGAGAGCGAGGACATGGCGCATTGCCCGGCCTATCGCGGCGCGATCTGCTCGCTGTGCTGCTCGCTGGATGCGCGCTGCGAGGACCTGTGCAAACCCGAGGCGCGCCTGGCCGTGCAGGCGCGCGGCCTGCTGCAGGCGCTGCTGCCGCGGCGGCTGTGGCCGCTGCTGGACAGCGGGCTGATCCAGTACCTGGGCCTGATGGCCCTGGTGCTGCCGGTGCTGCTGCTGCTGTTCGGCCTGCTCTACCAGCATGAGCTGGGGCGGCTGGGCGCCGACGCGGCCGGCCTGGCGCCGCATCTGAAGGCGTCCTATGCCAAGGCCCTGGTCGCGCTGCTGCTGCTCTCTGGCGTGATCGGCTGGTGGCTGGTGCTGACGCACAAGAGCCGCCAGGTGGCGCAGGAGGAATCGCGGCGCCAGAGCGAGGCCCTGCATGCGGAGATCGAATCGCACCGCCGCACCGACGCCCGGCTGCAGCAGGCAAAAGTGCAGGCCGAGGCGGCCAACGAGGCCAAGACCCGCTACATCACCAGCATCAGCCATGAGCTGCGCACGCCGCTGAACGCCATCCTCGGCTATGCGCAGATCCTCGACGAGGACGAGCGCATGCCGGCGCACCGCCGCCAGGCGGTCACGGTGATACGCCGCGGCGGCGAGCATCTGCTGTCGCTGATCGAGGGCAGCCTGGACCTGGCGCGCATCGAGGCCGGGCGCTTCAAGCTGGAGCCGGCGCCCTGGGCCTTCGGCGAGGCGGTCGAGGATCTGGTGCGCCTGCTCTCGCTGCAGGCCCGGGCCAAGAGCCTGGAGTTCGTCTACCAGGCGCCGGCCGGCCTGCCGGACTGGGTGCGGGCCGATGGCAAGCGGGTGCAGCAGATCCTGATCAACATCCTCGGCAATGCGATCAAATTCACGGCCGAAGGCTCGGTCTCGCTGCGCCTGAGCCACGCCGGCGAGATGGCTCGCTTCGAGATCGCCGACACCGGGCCGGGCATGACGGCGGCGGAGCTGGCGCGCGTGTTCGAGCCTTTCGAGCGCGGCGACGCGGTGGCCGGCGGAGGCACCGGCCTGGGCCTGACGATCGCCAAGATGCTGACCGAGCTGATGGGCGGCGAGCTGAAGGCCCACAGCGTGCCGGGGCAGGGCAGCCGTTTCAGCCTGAAGCTCTTCCTGCCGCGCCTGGCCGGGGGCGCACTGGCGCAGCAGCGGCGCCGCGCCGCGCGCATCGGCTTCGAGGGGCCGGCGCGGCGCCTCATGGTGGTGGACAACGAGGAGGCGGACCGCCAACTGCTGGTCAGCATGCTGGAGCCGCTGGGCTTCGAGCTGCGCCTGGCCGACAGCGGGGCTGAGGCCCTGGCCCTGCTGCGCGATTGGCCGGCCGAGGCCCTGCTGCTGGACCTGGCGATGCCGGGCCTGGACGGCTGGCAGACCCTGGCGGCGATCCGCGCGCAGGGCCTGTCCGGCGCGCCGGCCGCCATCGTCTCGGCCAATGCCTTCGACCGCGGGCTGGAGAACGGCCTGGGCATCCGGCCCGAGGATTTCATCCTGAAGCCGGTGCGGGTGGATGAGTTGCTGGACTGGCTGGGCCGGCATCTGGGCCTGCAATGGCGGCTGCGCGAGCCGGCGCCACCATCGCCCGCGGCCGCTGGCGGCGCCTTGCCCTCGCGTGCTAGCCTGCTGTGCGTGCAGGCCCTGCTGCGCCAGGGGCATGTGCAGGGTGCGCGCGAGCAGCTGGAGCGCATGGCGAGCGAGGAGCCGCAGGGCGCCGGCCTCATTCTCGAGCTGCGCGAACTGGCGCGCGAGTTCCAGCTGCAGGCGATGAGTCGGCTGGTGGCACGGGCCTTGCAATCAGAGTCTTCCGGAGACCCAACGTGA
- the ureC gene encoding urease subunit alpha produces MAQMGRRAYAEMFGPTVGDRLRLADTALVIEVEQDLTLRAGGYGEEVKFGGGKVIRDGMGQSQRPNGPGPADAVDCVVTNALIIDHWGIVKADIGIRGTRIAAIGKAGNPDVQPGVDIVIGPGTEVIAGEGLIVTAGAIDTHIHFICPQQIEEALMSGVTTMMGGGTGPATGTFATTCTPGPANIRRMLQAADAFPMNIGFLGKGNASRPEALRQQIEAGVIGLKLHEDWGTTPAAIDCCLNVAEETDTQVSIHSDTLNESGFVEDTVGATKGRTLCAFHTEGAGGGHAPDIMRVVGEPNFLPSSTNPTMPYTVNTVDEHLDMLMVCHHLDASVAEDLAFAESRIRRETIAAEDVLHDLGAISMFSSDSQAMGRVGEMVMRCWQTAHKMKLQRGALGGPGGDTDRNDNERVKRYIAKITINPALSHGAAHEIGSIEVGKWADLVFWRPAFFGVKPSLIMKGGFIAAAAMGDPNASIPTPQPVHYRPMFGSFGGALHGGSLTFVSQAGLAAAQGYGLAKTLATVRGNRRVTKRDMVRNDYLPQMSIDAQTYEVRADGRLLTCEPARELPLAQRYFLF; encoded by the coding sequence ATGGCACAGATGGGACGACGGGCCTACGCCGAGATGTTCGGACCCACGGTTGGCGACCGCCTGCGCCTGGCCGACACCGCGCTGGTGATCGAGGTCGAACAAGACCTGACCCTGCGCGCCGGCGGCTATGGCGAGGAGGTGAAGTTCGGCGGCGGCAAGGTGATCCGCGACGGCATGGGCCAGTCACAGCGGCCCAACGGCCCAGGCCCGGCCGATGCGGTGGACTGCGTCGTCACCAATGCGCTGATCATCGACCACTGGGGCATCGTCAAGGCCGACATCGGCATCCGCGGCACCCGCATCGCCGCCATCGGCAAGGCCGGCAACCCGGACGTGCAGCCGGGCGTCGACATCGTGATCGGCCCGGGCACCGAGGTGATCGCCGGCGAGGGCCTGATCGTCACGGCCGGCGCGATCGACACCCACATCCATTTCATCTGCCCGCAGCAGATCGAGGAGGCGCTGATGTCCGGCGTCACCACGATGATGGGCGGCGGCACCGGCCCGGCCACCGGCACCTTCGCCACCACCTGCACGCCCGGCCCCGCCAACATCCGGCGCATGCTGCAGGCGGCCGACGCCTTCCCGATGAATATCGGCTTCCTCGGCAAGGGCAACGCCAGCCGGCCCGAGGCGCTGCGGCAACAGATCGAGGCCGGCGTGATCGGCCTGAAGCTGCATGAGGACTGGGGCACGACCCCGGCGGCGATCGACTGCTGCCTGAACGTGGCCGAGGAGACCGACACCCAGGTCTCGATTCACAGCGACACCCTGAACGAGAGCGGCTTCGTCGAGGACACGGTCGGCGCGACGAAAGGCCGCACGCTCTGCGCCTTCCATACCGAGGGCGCCGGCGGCGGCCATGCGCCGGACATCATGCGCGTGGTCGGCGAGCCCAACTTCCTGCCCTCCTCCACCAACCCGACGATGCCCTACACGGTCAACACCGTGGACGAGCATCTGGACATGCTGATGGTCTGCCACCACCTGGATGCCAGCGTGGCCGAGGATCTGGCCTTCGCCGAAAGCCGCATCCGGCGCGAGACCATCGCGGCCGAGGACGTGCTGCACGACCTGGGCGCGATCTCGATGTTCTCGTCCGACAGCCAGGCGATGGGCCGGGTCGGCGAGATGGTGATGCGCTGCTGGCAGACCGCGCACAAGATGAAGCTGCAGCGTGGCGCGTTGGGCGGGCCGGGCGGTGACACGGATCGCAACGACAACGAGCGGGTCAAGCGCTACATCGCCAAGATCACGATCAACCCGGCACTCTCGCATGGCGCGGCGCACGAGATCGGTTCGATCGAGGTCGGCAAATGGGCCGACCTGGTGTTCTGGCGCCCGGCCTTCTTCGGCGTCAAGCCCAGCCTGATCATGAAGGGCGGCTTCATCGCCGCCGCCGCGATGGGCGACCCGAACGCGAGCATCCCGACGCCGCAGCCGGTGCATTACCGGCCGATGTTCGGCAGCTTCGGCGGCGCGCTGCACGGCGGCTCGCTGACCTTCGTCTCGCAGGCCGGCCTGGCCGCGGCCCAGGGCTATGGCCTGGCCAAGACCCTGGCCACGGTGCGGGGCAACCGCCGGGTGACGAAACGCGACATGGTGCGCAACGACTACCTGCCGCAGATGAGCATCGACGCCCAGACCTACGAGGTGCGCGCCGACGGCCGGCTGCTGACTTGCGAACCGGCCCGGGAACTGCCGCTGGCGCAGCGCTATTTCCTGTTTTAA